A segment of the Nitrospina gracilis 3/211 genome:
CGGCCATGTCTTTCTGCACGGCGGAGGTCCACACACCAACTAGGATGAGGAATTCACCGACAAACCCGTTCAAGCCCGGCATACCCAAAGCCGCCAATGTGACCAGCATGAACATGCCATACAGAATGGGCATGGATTTTTTGAGGCCGGAAAATTCGTCCAGGTTGCGGGTTCCCAACCGCCGCTCGATGATCCCGACAATGATAAACAGGGCCGAGGCGATGATGCCGTGGTTGACCATCTGCAAGACACTGCCTTCGACGCCGTTGCCGTTGACCGCAAATATACCGAGCACGACGAATCCGAGATGACTGATACTGGAATACGCGACCAATGATTTGAGGTCTTTTTGCGCGATGGCGATCCACGCACCATAGATGATGCCGCCCACCGCCGCCGCGCCGATCCACGTGCCCCACTCCTGGATGAAATCCGGGAACAGCGGAAGGCAAAACCGGATGAGTCCATAGGCGCCGGTCTTCGACATCGCCCCGGTAACCAGAATGAGCACCGGTATCGGGCAGGACACATACGCATGCGGGAGCCAGCTGTGGAACGGAAAGATCGGCACCTTGATGGCGAATGCCAGAAAGAAGAACAGGAACAGGATCCATTCCAGGTCGTGGGGAACGGCAGTGTGTACCAGTTCCTGAATGTTGAAAGTCAACTCGTGCGTCGCCGTATAATGGAGTACGGTGATCCAGATCATGCCAACGAGCATGAGAAGACTGCCCACAAGCGTGAAGATGACGAACTTGGTGGTGGCGTACACCCGGCGTCCCTCACCCCACAGGCCGATGAGGAAGTACGTCGGGATCAGCATCACTTCCCAGAACACGTAGAACAGGATGAGATCGAGCGCGACAAACACGCCAAGCATGCCCGTTTCCAGGATCAGGATGAGAGCGAGGTAGTACTTCGGATTCTTTGTCTCACCGGCCGAGAAGCGCACCGCCATGATGGAAAGGAACGCCGTCAGCACCACCATCCACAGGCTGATGCCATCGACCCCGACCATGAATTGAATATGAAGTAGCGGAACCCAGTGAAAGGAATTGACGTACTGCATGCCCGGGTCGGATGCATCGTAACCGAACAGCAGGACAAGCGTTCCGAGAAACGTCAGCAGAACGGCGATGGTCGCCGTTTTCTGGATGGCTGCCACCCGTTGCCCGTCCATGAACAGGATCAGGACAGCCGCCGCCAGCGGAAGCAGTAAAACCGTAGTCAGCATGACGTTTCCAATACCCTTTCGTTACAGAAAAATCACGAACAGGAGGACGGTGATCATCCCCGCCACCATGTTTAGCGCATAGAGCCGGACGTTGCCGGACTGCCAGATGCTGATCTGGCGGCTCACTTCACGCATCTGTTCGCCCACCTGATCGACCGAGAAATCAATGCCGAATTTCTCCGCCCGTTCCTCCAAAAACTTGCCTATGGCCTTGACCGGTTTGACGATCAACAGATCGTAAATCTCATCGACATAATATTTGTTGTAAAGCAGGTCGTGCACCGGGGCCAGCACCTGCTGCAGGAATCCCAACTGGCCGCTTCCCGTCATGAACAGGCCCACCGCGCCCAGGATGCCGACCAGGGCCACCACAAGTGGTGCCGTTTCGAGGACGATGTTTTCGTGGTGCACTGGCACCGCACCGCCGAATACCGGCGCGAGAAACGTATCGACCGAATGGCCGAAGGCGCCGCCCAACAGGGAAAACACTGCGAGGATCAACAGTGGTCCCGTCATCACCAGAGGCGACTCGTGCGGATGCGCGGTGGGATGGCGGAGATTGCCCAAGAACGTATAGAAGAACAGGCGGAACGTGTAAAAACCCGTCAGGCCCGTCGCCGCTACAGCCATCAGCCAGAAAAACCAGTTGCCGTATTCTTCGGCGAACCACGAATGCATGATGATGGCCTCTTTACTGTAAAACCCGGCGGTCAGCGGGAATCCGGTGAGGGCAAGCGATGCGATTAGAAACGTGCCGAAGGTGATAGGCATGGAGCGGGCCAATCCACCCATTTTGCGGATGTCCTGCTCGTCGTTGAGGGCATGGATGACACTGCCGGCACCGAGAAACAAAAGCGCTTTGAAAAAGGCGTGGGTCATCAGGTGAAACATGCCGGCACTGAACACGCCCACGCCCACCGCAAGAAACATGTAACCGATCTGGCTCATGGTGGAATAGGCGATGACGCGCTTGATGTCGTATTGTGTCAGCGCGATGGTTCCCGCAAAGATTGCCGTTGCCGCTCCGACAAAGGCGACGAAATACATGACCCACGGCGCCAGCGTATAGAGGGAGTTGCACCGCGCCACAAGGTACACGCCCGCGGTGACCATCGTCGCCGCATGGATGAGCGCGCTGACCGGCGTGGGACCTTCCATCGCGTCCGGCAACCATGTATGGAGCGGCAACTGCGCCGACTTGGCGAATGCCCCTACCAACAACAGAAGGGTGATCATCAGGATCGTCCCTTCGTTCGGAATGAACCCGGACTGCGTCTGCTGAAACACTTCCGTGTAGCTGAGCGAACCGAAGCGCTCGAAAATCATGAACGCGGCGATGACCATACCGACGTCGCCGATGACGTTCATGACAAACGCCTTGCGCGCCGCAAGGACCGCCGAACGTTTTTCCGTCCAGAAGCCGATCAACAGGTACGAAGCGAGACCCACCAGCGCCCAGCCGACGATGAGGAAGAAAAAGTCCGCCGCCAGAACCAGCACCGACATCGAGAAGATGAACAGGTTCATGTACGAAAAGAAGCGGGCGTATTCCGGGTCTTCGCGCATGTAGCCGATGGAATAGACATGGATGACAAAACCAACTCCCGTCACCACCAGCAACATGAAGATGGACAGGCGGTCCACCAGAATAGCGAGGTCGAGCGTGAACTTTTCCGACTCGATCCAGTGGTAAAGGACCTCGACCGAGCCGCCGGGATCGCCCTCGCCCCCGGCCATGCTGGCGAAAATCAGCAGCACCACGCCGAAGGCCGCGCCGATGGTGCCGCTTCCACCCCACCCCACCCAGGTTTTAGGCAGGCGCGAACCGAACCAGCTCAGGATCAGAAACCCGAGAAGCGGAAACAGCAGTATGAGCCAGGCGATCGAATACAACAGTTTATCCTTTCAGCACATCGATATGGTCCACATTGAGATCGTGGCGCGTCCGGAAAATGGTCAGAATGATGGCGAGCCCCACCACAACCTCCGCGGCGGCAACGGTCATGATGATCAGGGCGAAGATTTGTCCGTCCAGCGACTGCAACTCGCGCGAGTAACCGACCAGCAAAAAGTTCACGGCGTTCAGCATCAGCTCCACCGACATGAACATGACCAGCGGGTTCTTGCGGATGACAAACCCCACTGCGCCAATCGAAAAAATGGCGGCGCTGACAATCAGGACGAATTCGCTTTCCATGGTGAAATTACCTCGAGCGCTTTCTCACGGGACGATAATGGAACTTGGCCAGGGTGATGATGCCCACCGTGGCGACCAGGAGCAGAATTGACGCCAGTTCGAACGGAACGATATGGTTCGAAAACAATTCGATGCCGATGGCTTTGGCGGAACCGACTTCCTTCAGCACTTCCGGGGTGATGTTGCCGGTGACGGGGCGGTTGGCGCCGATACGCAACGTCATCAACAATTCGCAGAACAACGCGCCGACAAACGCGAACCCGGCCATGGCCTGCAGGTTCAATTCCGGCTTTTCCTTATGGGCGCCCAACAGGGCTATGATGAAGAGAAATAAGATCATCACCGCGCCCGCGTACACCACAACCTGCACGGCCGCGAGGAACTCCGCACTGTATAGAAGAAACAGCATCGCCAGGCACACCATGTTGCCGATAAGAAACAGTGCGGAATAAATGGGGTTGGTGCAGAGGATGACCCCCAACGAAGCCAGCACGGCAGTCATGCCGACGACAAAGATCACCGTCTGGTAAAACAGATCAAATACAACTTCCCGCGGCAGGTTGAAATTCAACGCCTGCTCCAGCATTTCCATCACGGTGTGATGCTCTCCTCTCCTTCAACCGCCCGGGATAGAGACAAAAATACCCAGTTGGGTGAATGTCCGGCGCCCTCTACTGGACATTGTTGGTTCACCACGGAGCGAGAATCCGCCCCGCAGGATTGGTTGAGAAAATTACGTTCCCCCGGTGAACTACTTCTTGTTCACCACGCTGGTATTGCCCAGAAAGTTCACACGGAACTGATTGGGTTCCGGGTACACCAACAGGTCTTCCTTGGTCGCAATGTAATTCCGGCGGTCGTAATCGGCCAATTCGTAGTGCTCGCGGAGAACCACCGCGTCCACCGGGCACGCCTCCTCGCAGAACCCGCAGTAGATGCAGCGCAGGAGGTTGATCTCGTACACCTCCGCGTAACGCTCTCCTTTTGACTTTGGATTTTCTGGATCGTTCTCCGCGGCGACAACATGGATGCACCCGACGGGGCAGTTGACGGAACACAAACTGCACCCGATGCACTTCTCGTAACCTTCCTCGTCCTTGTTCAGGAAGTGCCGCCCGCGGTAACGCTCCGGCATGGTCCGTTTCACTTCCGGATAGCTGAACGTCGTGGGTTTCGACACCATATTGCGAAAGGTGACTCCCATACCGATCAACAGGTTTTTGGCTCCATTGAATACGGTTTGTAGCATAAACGATCCCAATTCAAAGAGTGCTGACTTTAATAAAGCTGTACACCAGCATGTTCACAAGCGACAACGGCAAAAGAAACTTCCAGCCGAACGCCATGAGCCGGTCATAACGGATGCGCGGAAACGTGGACCGCAACCAGATGAACACGCACAGCAGTAAAAACACTTTAAGCGCGAACCAGACGAACGGAATGTCCGGCAGAACGTATGCGTGCCAGCCACCCAGAAACAGCAGGGTGATGAGCGCGCTCATGGTGATCATGTTCACGTATTCGCCAAGAAAAAACATGGCGAATTTCATGCCCGAGTACTCGGTGAAGAACCCCGCCACCAGTTCCTGCTCCGCTTCCGGCAGGTCGAACGGGGCGCGATTGGTCTCCGCCACACCGGCAATGAAAAACAAAAGAAACGCCAGCGGCTGGGTCACGATGTTCGGCAGTGTGGCCTGGTCGTTCACAATATCGATGAGGCTCAGCGACCCGCTCATGATGATGACGCTCAGTGCGGCCAGGCCCAGCGTCAGTTCGTAACTGATCATCTGCGCCGACGAGCGCAGTCCGCCCATCAGCGAATACTTGTTGTTCGACGAAAGGCCGGCAAGCACGATGCCGTAAATACCCATCGACGAGATGGCGAAGATGAACAGGATGCCGATGTTCAGGTTCGCCCCCCACATGCCGATTTCCTGCCCGAAGATCGTGAAGCTTTCACCAAACGGGACCGCCGAAAACGTGACGATCGCCGTGAACACCACAATCGATGGCGCGAGCAGAAACAGAAACCGGTCCGCGGACTTGTGAATGATCTCTTCCTTAAAGAGCAGTTTGATCGAGTCGGCAATTCCTTGTGCCAGACCGAAAGGCCCAACGCGGTTCGGTCCCAGCCGCACCTGGAAGCGTCCCATCAGCCGCCGCTCCAGCCAGACAAGGCCTGGAACCGTGGTCAACAGACCGATCACGATGATCACCGCCTTGATGATCCCGATCCACAAGTAGGCGTAGGACGCCAGAAACTCAGTGATGCCGTCGATCAATCCTCAAACCTTTCCTTATAATCCGCCGTTACTTTTTAATCTGCACCCAGGCTACCGTCTGTCCCGGCTCCATGAGGCCGGCCACACGCTGTTCGTCGGAAACACGCGGCAGGACCACCGAACCCGGATTGCACCGGTTGGAGATCACCACCTCGGCCTTCACCTCGTGACCGTTACCGGACACCGTGACCTCCTGCTCGGCCTTGAGACCCAGCCGGTCGGCGTCGGCTTTATTCAGGTGAACCGTGGACGGCTGAAACTGGTGCGCGAGCCGGGATTCCGCATCGAGAACCTTGTCATGGCAGAACAGCACTTCCGAGACGCGCAACTTGAAGGCGTCGCCGGAACCACTTGCAACCTGCGTCTCGCCTGCCGGTGCGGTGCCATTGACGGCGGCGACGGGCTGGCGCTTGTGCCCGGCTTTGCGAATCGTCTTCTGCCGGATCTCGGAATAACCGTTCACTTTTTCCGCGATCTCCTGCGTGACTTCCCACACCGTCTTGTGTTTCCAGTCCGCGCCCAGCGCTTTCGCCATGGTGGTGACGAGCTTCCAGTCGGACGGATTGTCCGTGGTGAGACCGCGCTTGCGCATCTGCACCCGCGCGGCGAGGCTCGTGGTCGTGCCTTCGTCGTAGCCGGGACCGTTGGACGGAATGACGTAGTCGGCCATTGCCGCGGTTTCCGTTTCCATCATGTCATGCACGACGAGCAGGTCGAGTTTTTCCAGCGCCTGCTTGACCTTGTTCCCACCGGGGAAATTGAGCAGCGGGTTGGTGCGGAAAACCACCAGCGCCTTCAGTTCGCCGGACGCCGCCTTTTCGATCATCTGCAAGGCCGTGAGTCCCGGTTCCAGCGGAGCGTTCTCGCCCCACTTTTCGCGGATGGCCTCGGCCTGCGACAGGTCGAGTCCGCCGGGATAACAATCCGGAAGCACGCCCATGTCCATCGCCCCCAGCGCGTTGGTCACCGGCGCGGCGGGCATGGCCCCGACCGAGGTATCCGGCAATGCGCCCATCGTTTTCAGCATTTGTTTGAGTGTGTGGATGGACGTCCCCGTTAGCGCCGACGGGTTGAACACCACCGTGGTCTTCTGGCTGGCGCGGATTTTATCCGCCAGCGCGCCGATGCGGTCGGCTGCAATCCCCGTCTGCTTTTCAACATCACTTGCGGGAGCCGTGCCGCTCAACGCCGAGTTCAACGCGGCGAACAGCGCACCGTCGGAGGCAACGTCGTAGCGCAGGGACAATGTTGCATATTTGTCCATCAACGTCGCCTGATCGTTCAGTACCACCATCTCGACACCCAGTTGCGTGACGGCTTTTTTCAGCCGCAGATCGAGGATCGGCAGTTCTTCCGTCGGGTCGCTGGCGATCACGACAATGAGCTTGCTCGACTCGATGTCCAGCATATCGAAGTTCGGCACCGGCAGGCCCGGCGTGTCCAAATAGGTTTTGTGATCGATGTTGTTGGTGCCCAACTGTTCGCGGAATAATTTCTGATACAGGTACAGTTCCTCGTTCAGGCCGTAACCGGAACCGATGAAGCCGACGCTGCTGGGTCCGTGCGCCTCGACGGTCTGTTTCAGTTTCTCCGCCACCTCGCGGCAGGCGTCCTGCGCTGAAATGGGATCGTGCAGGCCTTTTTTCCGTACCTTGGCGATGCGGTTTTTGCTTTTGGTGAAATCGTGCCCCCACCGAGCCTTGTCGCAGATCCAGCCGTCGTCCACCGCATCGTTCGGCGACTCCGGCGTGGTGACACGGCGCAGTTCGTTGAGCCGCGTGCCCAAGATCATGTTGCAGTTGCAGGCGCAGTGCGCGCAGAGCGTCTTGGTGTTGTCCAGGTCCCACGACCGCGCGGTGAAACGGAATTCCGTATTGGTCAACGCGCCGACGGGACAGATGTCGATGACGTTGCCGGAAAAGCGTGTGTCGTAGGGCCGGTCGTTGAACGTCGAAACGCGGTTCTGGAATCCACGGTGACGCATGACCAGCGCCTGGTCTTTTTCGATGATGTCGCTGTAGCGCGTGCACCGCTGGCAGGCGATGCATCGTTCGCGGTCGATGGTGATGACGGGAGACAAGGGCGTCGCCTTGTCGCGGTTGTAACGCTCAAACTGCATGCGCGTGTCCGGCGGGCCGAACTTGAACGTGTTGTCCTGCAGGGGACACTCGCCGCCCTTGTCGCACACCGGGCAGTCCAGCGGATGGTTGAGCAGGGTGAACTCGAGCACGCCCTGCTGGGCTTTCTCCACCTTCGGCGTGTTGGTGCGCACCACCATGCCTTCGCTTACCTGGAGGGTGCAGGCGGTGGCGAGTTTGGGCATCTTCTCCACTTCCACCATACACATACGGCAACAGCCGAACGGCCCAAGCTTTTCGTGGTAGCAGAAGATGGGGATTTCGATGTCCACGGTCTTCGCCGCGTCCACCACCACCATGCCCTTGGGAACGGTAACCACCTTGTCGTCGATGGTCAGCGTGACGGTATCCTGTGCAGTCTTGGTTTCCATAAATATCCGAACCTGTATTTTTTATCCGACGGCGTCGGCGGTTTTCAGGGATTCGATCAGCGCTTCGTAATCTTCGCGGAAGTACTGGATGCTGCTGGCCACCGGCCCCACCGCCGCGTCGCCCAGCGGACAGAAACACTTGAAGGCCATGTTGTCGCAGATGTCGTTGAGCAATTCCACCTGGTTGGGCTTGCCCTGCTTGTGAATGATCTCGGACAGGATCTGATGCATCCAGCGCGTGCCTTCGCGGCAGGGCGTGCACTTGCCGCAGGACTCGTGCATGTAAAAGTATGCAAGACGCAGGGTTTCCTCCACCACGTTGACCGTCTCATCCATGACGATGAGCGCGCCAGAGCCCAGCATGCTTCCCGCTTCCATCAGCGACTCGTAATCGTAAGGCACATCCGCCTTGTCCGCAGGGAGGATGGGCACCGACGATCCACCGGGGATGAACGCCTTCAGCTTGTTACCGTTTCTCATACCACCCGCCCACTTGTCGATGATCTCGCGCGTCGGCGTGCCCATCGGCACTTCGTAGTTGCCCGGCTTGTTGACGTGACCGGACACGCTGACCATCTTCGTGCCCTTGCTCTTCTCGGTGCCGATGGCGGCGTAGGCTTCCGGTCCGTTGTTGAAAATGTAAGGCACCGCGCACAGCGTCTCGACGTTGTTGACCACGGTCGGCTTGCTGTACAAGCCTTCCACCGCCGGGAACGGCGGCTTGAGACGCGGCTCGCCGCGGCACCCTTCCAAAGACGTAAGAAGCGCCGACTCTTCACCACAAATGTACGCCCCCGCGCCGAGGTGCGAATGAATGTCGAGATCGAATCCCGACCCCATGATGTTCTTGCCCAAATACCCGCGGGCATAAGCCTCTTCGACGGCCTTGTCGAAAATGTCCGCCAGTTCCGCAAACTCGCCGCGCATGTAGTTGTACGCCGTGTTGATTTTACATGCGTACGAGCAGATGATCATACCCTCGATCAATAGGTGCGGGTTCTTCATGAGCAGTTCGCGGTCCTTGCAGGTGCCCGGCTCGCTTTCGTCCGCATTGCAGCAGAGGTAGCGGGGAAACACGTCCTTCGCCAGAAACGACCACTTGAGGCCCGTCGGAAACCCCGCACCGCCCCGCCCGCGCAGGCCCGACGCCTTGACCATCTCGACGATCTCTTCGGGCGGAGTCTGGAACAGTTTCTTCAAGGACTGGTACCCGCCCAGCGTCTTTTCATACACATCGATCGTCGTGAGGTTGGGCGTGTCGATGTCCTTCATTAAAATGAGTACGGGTTCTTGCATGGCTTACTTGTACGTTTCCAGAATCTGGTCGATTTTGGTTTCATTGAGGTTGACGTGGTAGGTCTTGTTGACCATCATCATCGGGGCCTCCGAACACGCGGCGAGACACTCCTCTTTCAACAGGGTGAACCGCTTATCCGGCGTGGTTTCACCGATCTGGATGCCCAGCTTCTTCGCCGTGTATTGCATCAACTCATCCGAGCGGTTGAGCTTGCAACTGATGTTGTGGCAGAAGCGGATGACATTGCGCCCCACCGGCTTGGTGAAGTACATCGTGTAGAACGTGACCACGCCTTCGACGTACGCCGGCGAGACGTCGAGCCTTCGGCCGACTTCCACCATCGCCTCCGGCGTCACATACCCTTCCTGATCCTGCGCCAAATGCAACAACGGCAGGATGGCGGATTTCTTGCGTTCCGGCGGGTATTTCGCCATGATCTTTTCGATTTTCTTTTCCGCCTCGTCGGTGAACACGAACATCAGCGATCGACCTCCCCCATCACAATATCAATACTGCCGATGATGGCGACAACGTCGGCGATGTACGCCCCTTCCATCATCTTGCACATGCCCGGAATGCCCATGAACGACGGCGCCCGCAGTTTCATGCGCATGGGTTGGTTCGATCCGTCACTGACCATGTAGAACCCGACCTCGCCGCGCGGCCCTTCCGTCGGCACATACGTTTCGCCCTTGGGCACGTTGATGCCTTCCGACACCAGCTTGAAGTGATGGATGAGCGCTTCCATGCTGGAGTGCAGGGTGTCGCGCGCGGGAAGGGACACCTTGTTGTCCGGGATGCGGTAAGGCCCGTCGGGCAGGTTCTCGATGGCCTGCTTGATGATCTCGCGGCTCTGCCGCATCTCTTCCATGCGCACCAGGTAGCGATCGTAAATGTCGCCGTGCTCCCTGACGGGGACATCGAACTTGAATTCGTTGTAGCGGGAATAGGGACGGAGTTTGCGCCAGTCCATGTTGATGCCCGCGGCGCGCAGGACGGGTCCGCTCATGCTCCAGTTCAGGCATTCCTCGCGGTTGAAGATACCGACGCCCTGGGTGCGGTCCAGCCAGATGGGGTTTTTGGTCAGCAGGCTTTCGTATTCATCGACCTTGGAAGGAAAAATCTCGACGAACTTTTTGACGTGGTCGACCCATTCCGGCGTGGCGTCCTTGGCAACCCCGCCAATGCGGATGAAGCTCGTCATCATGCGCACGCCGGAGAGCATCTCGTTGAGGTCGAGGATCATTTCCCGCTCGCGCCACGCGTAAAGGAACACCGTCATCGCGCCAATGTCCAGCGCGTGTGTGCCCAGCCAAATGAGATGACTGCCGATGCGGTTGAGCTCCACCATGATGACGCGGATGTAATCGGCGCGCGGCGGCAGTTCGCCCAACTGCAATAATTTTTCAGT
Coding sequences within it:
- a CDS encoding complex I subunit 4 family protein; the protein is MLTTVLLLPLAAAVLILFMDGQRVAAIQKTATIAVLLTFLGTLVLLFGYDASDPGMQYVNSFHWVPLLHIQFMVGVDGISLWMVVLTAFLSIMAVRFSAGETKNPKYYLALILILETGMLGVFVALDLILFYVFWEVMLIPTYFLIGLWGEGRRVYATTKFVIFTLVGSLLMLVGMIWITVLHYTATHELTFNIQELVHTAVPHDLEWILFLFFFLAFAIKVPIFPFHSWLPHAYVSCPIPVLILVTGAMSKTGAYGLIRFCLPLFPDFIQEWGTWIGAAAVGGIIYGAWIAIAQKDLKSLVAYSSISHLGFVVLGIFAVNGNGVEGSVLQMVNHGIIASALFIIVGIIERRLGTRNLDEFSGLKKSMPILYGMFMLVTLAALGMPGLNGFVGEFLILVGVWTSAVQKDMAVLFVLGAGLTIVYASIYMLFMFQGSMQDKVKNLPQGLKDVNETEAGLLVPACILILFIGLYPKPFINTMSASVDKLLQIEKTVHVPSQGGGGGH
- the nuoL gene encoding NADH-quinone oxidoreductase subunit L, producing MYSIAWLILLFPLLGFLILSWFGSRLPKTWVGWGGSGTIGAAFGVVLLIFASMAGGEGDPGGSVEVLYHWIESEKFTLDLAILVDRLSIFMLLVVTGVGFVIHVYSIGYMREDPEYARFFSYMNLFIFSMSVLVLAADFFFLIVGWALVGLASYLLIGFWTEKRSAVLAARKAFVMNVIGDVGMVIAAFMIFERFGSLSYTEVFQQTQSGFIPNEGTILMITLLLLVGAFAKSAQLPLHTWLPDAMEGPTPVSALIHAATMVTAGVYLVARCNSLYTLAPWVMYFVAFVGAATAIFAGTIALTQYDIKRVIAYSTMSQIGYMFLAVGVGVFSAGMFHLMTHAFFKALLFLGAGSVIHALNDEQDIRKMGGLARSMPITFGTFLIASLALTGFPLTAGFYSKEAIIMHSWFAEEYGNWFFWLMAVAATGLTGFYTFRLFFYTFLGNLRHPTAHPHESPLVMTGPLLILAVFSLLGGAFGHSVDTFLAPVFGGAVPVHHENIVLETAPLVVALVGILGAVGLFMTGSGQLGFLQQVLAPVHDLLYNKYYVDEIYDLLIVKPVKAIGKFLEERAEKFGIDFSVDQVGEQMREVSRQISIWQSGNVRLYALNMVAGMITVLLFVIFL
- the nuoK gene encoding NADH-quinone oxidoreductase subunit NuoK, with the protein product MESEFVLIVSAAIFSIGAVGFVIRKNPLVMFMSVELMLNAVNFLLVGYSRELQSLDGQIFALIIMTVAAAEVVVGLAIILTIFRTRHDLNVDHIDVLKG
- a CDS encoding NADH-quinone oxidoreductase subunit J, whose protein sequence is MMEMLEQALNFNLPREVVFDLFYQTVIFVVGMTAVLASLGVILCTNPIYSALFLIGNMVCLAMLFLLYSAEFLAAVQVVVYAGAVMILFLFIIALLGAHKEKPELNLQAMAGFAFVGALFCELLMTLRIGANRPVTGNITPEVLKEVGSAKAIGIELFSNHIVPFELASILLLVATVGIITLAKFHYRPVRKRSR
- a CDS encoding NuoI/complex I 23 kDa subunit family protein → MLQTVFNGAKNLLIGMGVTFRNMVSKPTTFSYPEVKRTMPERYRGRHFLNKDEEGYEKCIGCSLCSVNCPVGCIHVVAAENDPENPKSKGERYAEVYEINLLRCIYCGFCEEACPVDAVVLREHYELADYDRRNYIATKEDLLVYPEPNQFRVNFLGNTSVVNKK
- the nuoH gene encoding NADH-quinone oxidoreductase subunit NuoH, translated to MIDGITEFLASYAYLWIGIIKAVIIVIGLLTTVPGLVWLERRLMGRFQVRLGPNRVGPFGLAQGIADSIKLLFKEEIIHKSADRFLFLLAPSIVVFTAIVTFSAVPFGESFTIFGQEIGMWGANLNIGILFIFAISSMGIYGIVLAGLSSNNKYSLMGGLRSSAQMISYELTLGLAALSVIIMSGSLSLIDIVNDQATLPNIVTQPLAFLLFFIAGVAETNRAPFDLPEAEQELVAGFFTEYSGMKFAMFFLGEYVNMITMSALITLLFLGGWHAYVLPDIPFVWFALKVFLLLCVFIWLRSTFPRIRYDRLMAFGWKFLLPLSLVNMLVYSFIKVSTL
- a CDS encoding molybdopterin-dependent oxidoreductase codes for the protein METKTAQDTVTLTIDDKVVTVPKGMVVVDAAKTVDIEIPIFCYHEKLGPFGCCRMCMVEVEKMPKLATACTLQVSEGMVVRTNTPKVEKAQQGVLEFTLLNHPLDCPVCDKGGECPLQDNTFKFGPPDTRMQFERYNRDKATPLSPVITIDRERCIACQRCTRYSDIIEKDQALVMRHRGFQNRVSTFNDRPYDTRFSGNVIDICPVGALTNTEFRFTARSWDLDNTKTLCAHCACNCNMILGTRLNELRRVTTPESPNDAVDDGWICDKARWGHDFTKSKNRIAKVRKKGLHDPISAQDACREVAEKLKQTVEAHGPSSVGFIGSGYGLNEELYLYQKLFREQLGTNNIDHKTYLDTPGLPVPNFDMLDIESSKLIVVIASDPTEELPILDLRLKKAVTQLGVEMVVLNDQATLMDKYATLSLRYDVASDGALFAALNSALSGTAPASDVEKQTGIAADRIGALADKIRASQKTTVVFNPSALTGTSIHTLKQMLKTMGALPDTSVGAMPAAPVTNALGAMDMGVLPDCYPGGLDLSQAEAIREKWGENAPLEPGLTALQMIEKAASGELKALVVFRTNPLLNFPGGNKVKQALEKLDLLVVHDMMETETAAMADYVIPSNGPGYDEGTTTSLAARVQMRKRGLTTDNPSDWKLVTTMAKALGADWKHKTVWEVTQEIAEKVNGYSEIRQKTIRKAGHKRQPVAAVNGTAPAGETQVASGSGDAFKLRVSEVLFCHDKVLDAESRLAHQFQPSTVHLNKADADRLGLKAEQEVTVSGNGHEVKAEVVISNRCNPGSVVLPRVSDEQRVAGLMEPGQTVAWVQIKK
- the nuoF gene encoding NADH-quinone oxidoreductase subunit NuoF gives rise to the protein MQEPVLILMKDIDTPNLTTIDVYEKTLGGYQSLKKLFQTPPEEIVEMVKASGLRGRGGAGFPTGLKWSFLAKDVFPRYLCCNADESEPGTCKDRELLMKNPHLLIEGMIICSYACKINTAYNYMRGEFAELADIFDKAVEEAYARGYLGKNIMGSGFDLDIHSHLGAGAYICGEESALLTSLEGCRGEPRLKPPFPAVEGLYSKPTVVNNVETLCAVPYIFNNGPEAYAAIGTEKSKGTKMVSVSGHVNKPGNYEVPMGTPTREIIDKWAGGMRNGNKLKAFIPGGSSVPILPADKADVPYDYESLMEAGSMLGSGALIVMDETVNVVEETLRLAYFYMHESCGKCTPCREGTRWMHQILSEIIHKQGKPNQVELLNDICDNMAFKCFCPLGDAAVGPVASSIQYFREDYEALIESLKTADAVG
- the nuoE gene encoding NADH-quinone oxidoreductase subunit NuoE encodes the protein MFVFTDEAEKKIEKIMAKYPPERKKSAILPLLHLAQDQEGYVTPEAMVEVGRRLDVSPAYVEGVVTFYTMYFTKPVGRNVIRFCHNISCKLNRSDELMQYTAKKLGIQIGETTPDKRFTLLKEECLAACSEAPMMMVNKTYHVNLNETKIDQILETYK
- the nuoD gene encoding NADH dehydrogenase (quinone) subunit D, encoding MGVTEQGLLEREKDTMTLNMGPQHPSTHGVFRMVMEMDGEQVQSSEPDIGFLHTGIEKTGEAKRYEHCIPMTDRLDYLSPPQNNLAFCLTTEKLLQLGELPPRADYIRVIMVELNRIGSHLIWLGTHALDIGAMTVFLYAWREREMILDLNEMLSGVRMMTSFIRIGGVAKDATPEWVDHVKKFVEIFPSKVDEYESLLTKNPIWLDRTQGVGIFNREECLNWSMSGPVLRAAGINMDWRKLRPYSRYNEFKFDVPVREHGDIYDRYLVRMEEMRQSREIIKQAIENLPDGPYRIPDNKVSLPARDTLHSSMEALIHHFKLVSEGINVPKGETYVPTEGPRGEVGFYMVSDGSNQPMRMKLRAPSFMGIPGMCKMMEGAYIADVVAIIGSIDIVMGEVDR